A window from Nitrospira sp. ND1 encodes these proteins:
- a CDS encoding tetratricopeptide repeat protein, whose amino-acid sequence MFLHHATKGGWPLILAMALLIHPAWARAQEDPSAIPAPEPIREEPLPPESVAQPALPTPIPAPVPLSLLETLTQARQALHFEPDAQEPRLTLGRTLFHLGDTDGAIDEYRTALRFHPTVAQAHLDLGTALMAKQDWRSAMTELQEAVRLDPTLVQAHYSMGTIHYTRGNVQSAIKAYQEALRLKADFAEAHYRLGLVLKVAGRDKDAAQELEAAALAGLAKAQYFLGNAYRSGQGVEKSQIMAITWWARAFEQGLPEAAQALTQLRRLAAVKGNLQTKQSKAAAEAFKNYCDQLWLDFPDLDRGDQATETVGTTLLKQGRTGEALPVLLREAYALNDISHAALVQLYEQGLDGQLPPHGQWILSYLESTAADGAIPSRTALARIYAKGLGLAPDLAKAKSYLKGMPREEVKRILDEITPETPKP is encoded by the coding sequence ATGTTTCTGCACCACGCCACCAAGGGAGGGTGGCCTTTGATCCTGGCCATGGCTTTGCTCATTCACCCGGCTTGGGCGCGCGCGCAAGAAGACCCCTCCGCGATCCCGGCCCCGGAACCGATTCGAGAAGAGCCGCTCCCCCCTGAATCCGTCGCTCAGCCGGCATTGCCGACGCCGATTCCGGCGCCTGTGCCCCTCAGCCTGTTGGAGACCCTGACCCAGGCTCGCCAAGCCTTACACTTCGAACCCGATGCCCAGGAGCCACGCCTCACGCTGGGCCGAACCCTCTTCCATCTGGGCGATACCGATGGCGCCATCGACGAATACCGGACCGCCCTACGATTCCATCCGACCGTTGCGCAGGCCCATCTCGATTTGGGCACCGCGCTCATGGCCAAGCAAGACTGGCGCAGCGCCATGACGGAGCTCCAGGAAGCCGTCCGCTTGGATCCGACCCTCGTGCAGGCGCACTACAGCATGGGAACGATTCATTACACCCGCGGAAATGTACAATCGGCCATCAAGGCCTATCAGGAAGCCCTGCGGCTTAAAGCGGACTTTGCCGAAGCCCACTATCGCCTCGGGCTGGTCTTGAAAGTCGCGGGACGGGACAAGGATGCGGCGCAGGAACTGGAAGCCGCTGCGCTGGCGGGATTGGCCAAAGCTCAATATTTTCTCGGCAACGCCTATCGCTCAGGCCAGGGCGTAGAGAAGAGCCAGATCATGGCCATCACCTGGTGGGCGCGGGCCTTTGAGCAGGGCCTGCCGGAAGCGGCTCAGGCGCTGACCCAACTCCGGCGGCTGGCAGCGGTCAAAGGCAATCTGCAGACAAAACAATCCAAGGCGGCGGCTGAGGCCTTCAAAAATTATTGCGATCAGCTCTGGCTGGATTTCCCCGATCTGGATCGGGGGGACCAGGCCACGGAAACCGTCGGCACCACATTACTCAAGCAAGGCCGCACAGGCGAGGCCCTGCCGGTGCTGCTACGGGAAGCCTATGCGCTCAACGACATCTCGCATGCGGCGCTGGTCCAGCTCTACGAACAAGGCCTCGACGGCCAGCTTCCCCCCCATGGCCAATGGATTCTGAGTTATCTGGAATCCACCGCAGCCGATGGCGCGATTCCTTCACGCACGGCCCTGGCTCGCATCTACGCCAAAGGGCTCGGCCTGGCACCGGACCTCGCCAAGGCCAAAAGTTATCTGAAGGGGATGCCGCGGGAAGAGGTCAAACGTATTCTCGACGAAATCACCCCTGAGACTCCAAAACCGTAG
- a CDS encoding secondary thiamine-phosphate synthase enzyme YjbQ, producing MPVRSMSMQVKMQGDCRVENITGQVQAALSHTQLHAGILTLFIKHTTASVLIIEDEPGIRADTKALWERLIPADPGWQHNVRNAGEDNGHSHLRGQLQGQSLTIPFNDGVMTLGTWQQIVVLDFDTRARTRDLVLQVIGE from the coding sequence ATGCCGGTTAGAAGTATGTCGATGCAGGTGAAGATGCAGGGCGATTGCCGAGTGGAGAATATTACCGGACAGGTCCAGGCGGCGTTGAGTCACACGCAATTACATGCTGGAATTCTCACGCTCTTTATCAAGCACACCACGGCCTCCGTGTTGATCATCGAAGATGAGCCGGGTATCCGCGCCGATACGAAAGCGCTGTGGGAACGGTTGATTCCGGCCGATCCGGGCTGGCAGCACAATGTGCGCAACGCAGGAGAGGACAACGGCCACAGCCACTTGCGCGGTCAATTGCAGGGGCAATCGCTCACCATTCCTTTCAACGACGGGGTGATGACGCTGGGTACCTGGCAGCAGATCGTCGTGTTGGATTTCGATACGCGCGCACGAACCAGGGACCTGGTGTTGCAGGTCATCGGTGAATAG
- a CDS encoding ubiquitin-like protein UBact encodes MRYMLMPERREAPGDPMPKPSGPSEEGGGPRRPETGSPDKDNLLKRMRKVDPKQAERYRQRTGQ; translated from the coding sequence ATGCGATATATGTTGATGCCGGAACGTCGTGAGGCGCCGGGCGATCCCATGCCGAAACCGTCGGGACCGTCTGAAGAAGGCGGGGGACCTCGGCGGCCTGAAACGGGCTCGCCGGATAAGGACAATCTGCTGAAGCGGATGCGAAAGGTCGATCCGAAGCAAGCGGAGCGTTATCGGCAACGCACGGGCCAATAA
- a CDS encoding AAA family ATPase — protein MSDHRNPDQPESGGQQPPRREASASSDPIELIEECLAAFPDGDPRQKLLYKLRHVITAQSVAQDRRDTELKKLNEVVAKLTAPANRVGLLLEVPAEAVARIVVGGAEYYANIDPRLPVEDLKIGTQILVNEAYTVIKALGYDRNGPVLKVAEVLPDGRIRFEQDMGRQALILQRSSDLLGADLKTGDEVRIEPTHRIAIEKFENRQARTHLLDEVPSVTWAQIGGQHQAIEAIRKAIEYPLLHADTFTKYQFTQPKGFLLYGPPGCGKTLIGQAAAASLAQLVRESQGQAAADGTSKNPPVTSGAFLHIKGPEILNMWLGESERIVRDLFAKARARRKEGALPFIFIDEAESVLGTRRSMRSFNINNTLVPMFCAEMDGIESLHDVVIILASNRPDLIDPAVLRPGRIDRKIKVARPSREAAVEILAVYLTPPLPLDRELLEQNGQDHEAARRAVIEQVVDSLFTRTDQNRVLSIRLRNGQNKVLYRGDLVSGAILSSIVQRAKEKAIERAVAEAGAPAGDGIRTQDLLDAVHEEYREGEMLPPDDAAEEWLKLLDHHPEQVVGVSSFRRGRPTEERLVNQII, from the coding sequence ATGAGCGACCATCGAAATCCGGATCAGCCAGAGTCGGGCGGGCAACAGCCGCCGCGCCGTGAGGCCTCTGCATCGTCTGATCCGATCGAACTGATAGAAGAATGTCTGGCCGCGTTTCCGGACGGCGACCCGCGCCAGAAGCTGCTCTATAAATTGCGACATGTGATCACCGCCCAGTCGGTTGCCCAGGACCGGCGCGATACCGAATTGAAGAAACTTAATGAGGTCGTCGCCAAGTTGACGGCGCCTGCTAACCGAGTCGGCCTGCTGCTCGAAGTGCCGGCGGAAGCTGTGGCGCGCATTGTCGTCGGAGGGGCGGAGTACTACGCCAACATCGACCCGCGTCTCCCGGTCGAGGATCTCAAGATCGGCACGCAGATTCTGGTGAATGAAGCCTATACGGTGATCAAGGCCCTGGGATATGACCGCAACGGGCCGGTGCTGAAGGTGGCCGAAGTGTTGCCGGATGGACGCATTCGTTTCGAACAGGATATGGGCCGGCAGGCGTTGATCCTGCAGCGGTCCAGCGATTTGCTGGGGGCCGATCTCAAAACCGGCGACGAAGTCCGCATCGAGCCGACACACCGGATCGCCATCGAAAAATTCGAGAATCGTCAGGCCAGGACGCATCTTCTCGATGAAGTCCCCAGTGTGACGTGGGCGCAGATCGGCGGGCAGCATCAGGCGATCGAAGCCATTCGAAAAGCCATCGAATATCCTCTGCTCCATGCCGACACGTTCACGAAATATCAATTCACGCAGCCGAAGGGATTCCTGCTCTATGGACCGCCGGGCTGCGGCAAGACCTTGATCGGACAGGCCGCAGCGGCCAGTCTGGCTCAGCTCGTCCGTGAATCGCAGGGGCAGGCTGCCGCGGATGGCACGTCGAAGAACCCGCCGGTGACAAGCGGCGCCTTCCTGCACATCAAGGGGCCGGAGATTCTGAACATGTGGCTGGGCGAATCCGAGCGGATTGTCCGGGACCTGTTTGCCAAGGCGCGCGCCAGACGGAAAGAGGGGGCGCTGCCGTTTATTTTCATCGATGAAGCCGAGTCCGTGTTGGGCACAAGGCGGTCGATGCGGTCGTTCAACATCAACAATACGCTGGTGCCGATGTTCTGCGCTGAGATGGATGGCATCGAGTCGCTGCATGATGTGGTGATCATTCTGGCCTCCAACCGGCCGGATTTGATCGATCCGGCGGTCCTCAGACCCGGTCGAATCGATCGGAAGATCAAGGTCGCGCGGCCGAGTCGGGAGGCGGCCGTGGAGATTCTTGCGGTGTATCTCACGCCGCCGTTGCCGCTCGATCGTGAGTTGCTGGAGCAGAACGGGCAGGACCATGAAGCTGCCCGTCGCGCCGTGATTGAGCAGGTCGTCGACAGTCTGTTTACACGAACCGATCAGAATCGCGTGTTATCCATTCGCCTTCGGAACGGTCAGAACAAGGTGCTGTATCGCGGCGATCTTGTCAGCGGCGCGATTCTCTCTTCGATCGTCCAGCGGGCGAAGGAGAAGGCGATTGAGCGGGCGGTGGCAGAGGCCGGGGCGCCTGCCGGCGACGGGATCCGCACGCAAGATCTGCTCGATGCGGTGCATGAGGAATATCGCGAAGGTGAGATGTTGCCGCCGGACGATGCCGCCGAAGAATGGCTCAAACTGCTGGATCACCATCCTGAACAGGTTGTCGGTGTGTCGTCCTTCCGCCGCGGGCGGCCGACGGAAGAGCGATTGGTCAACCAGATTATCTGA
- a CDS encoding proteasome subunit alpha: protein MGMQGDFFQLLKEQGYQFGNPVAAAAGMEVPTATTILALKYRDGVLVAGDRRATAGNMVMYDRTDKVLEIDRHSVMAIAGVPATAYEMVRVLEHSFKYYRRTQLQELSFEGKLRAVSKLLKENVPAALAGTGAVVPVFAGYDQEQESAKIYFYDILGAEFEAVEYAVSGSGSPTIRGILHYVNTWGPQPLATLPEEQATTQALRLLSSAAEFDSATGGVNRELNLYPVVKLIKASGVQTIPDADLKRLHESEVLRGR, encoded by the coding sequence ATGGGGATGCAAGGAGACTTTTTTCAGCTCTTGAAGGAACAGGGGTATCAGTTCGGCAATCCTGTTGCGGCGGCCGCAGGGATGGAAGTTCCCACTGCCACCACAATTCTGGCCTTGAAGTATCGCGATGGTGTGTTGGTCGCAGGCGATCGCCGGGCGACGGCGGGCAACATGGTGATGTACGACCGCACCGACAAGGTCCTGGAGATCGACCGGCACAGCGTGATGGCTATCGCGGGGGTGCCCGCGACGGCGTACGAGATGGTACGGGTGCTGGAGCATTCATTCAAATACTACCGGCGTACGCAATTGCAGGAGTTGAGTTTCGAAGGAAAACTGCGGGCTGTTTCCAAGTTGCTCAAGGAGAACGTGCCCGCGGCGTTGGCAGGGACCGGGGCGGTGGTTCCCGTCTTTGCCGGATATGACCAGGAGCAGGAGTCTGCGAAGATTTATTTCTACGATATTCTGGGGGCGGAGTTTGAAGCCGTGGAGTATGCGGTGTCCGGTTCCGGCTCGCCGACGATTCGCGGGATCCTGCATTATGTGAACACCTGGGGCCCGCAGCCCCTGGCAACCCTCCCGGAGGAGCAGGCCACGACCCAGGCGCTCCGGTTGCTGTCCAGTGCGGCGGAATTCGATTCGGCCACGGGTGGCGTGAACCGGGAGCTGAATCTCTATCCGGTGGTGAAACTCATCAAGGCGTCCGGTGTGCAGACCATTCCGGACGCCGACTTGAAACGATTGCATGAGAGCGAAGTGCTGCGCGGACGCTAA
- a CDS encoding HIT family protein, whose amino-acid sequence MSSQSCKACVGTWPDRSHFIADCGLTRAYLHDDQFFPGWTVLVLKRHATELFHLSRDERSRLMEEVSGVAALLAQEWQAVKVNYELLGNQLPHIHWHLIPRLPRDPAPLEPVWRIAHEPVRLEPTALALEIDRLRNIWPFHPNQSAVNP is encoded by the coding sequence ATGAGCAGCCAGTCGTGCAAGGCCTGTGTCGGCACCTGGCCCGACCGGAGTCATTTCATCGCCGATTGCGGACTCACCCGGGCCTACCTGCATGACGACCAGTTCTTCCCCGGCTGGACCGTGCTCGTCCTGAAACGGCACGCCACGGAACTCTTTCACCTCTCTCGCGACGAACGCAGCCGCCTCATGGAAGAAGTGTCCGGGGTCGCAGCCCTGCTCGCGCAAGAGTGGCAGGCCGTGAAGGTCAACTATGAGTTGCTCGGCAACCAGCTTCCCCACATCCATTGGCATCTGATTCCACGCCTTCCTCGGGATCCCGCGCCGCTCGAACCGGTGTGGCGTATTGCACACGAACCGGTTCGACTTGAACCGACCGCACTCGCTTTGGAAATCGACCGTCTCAGAAACATCTGGCCGTTTCATCCAAACCAGTCCGCCGTAAACCCCTGA
- a CDS encoding S1C family serine protease: MRLSGAIRKRWRGKRLRVGLVAALALSSPAWLQAAEGTNGLLIAQSAAPTELSPEEQATIAVFERATRSVVFIANTAMQRDPWSFNLFEVPQGSGTGFVWSRQGHIVTNYHVIYGADAITVTLADRTEYKAKVVGADPDHDLAVLQIQAPETALQPVIIGNSQSLRVGQKVLAIGNPFGLDHTLTTGVVSALGRTIKSMSNRTIEGVIQTDAAINPGNSGGPLLDSGGRLIGVNTQIMSPSGAFAGIGFAVPVDTVSRIVPELIKHGKLIRPGLGISLVPDAMARRWGVKGVIIGKVGRGSIAERIGLHGARETVGGRIELGDIIVAVDGQPVETIDDLMDLMEKHKVGDEVTIDYVRGKRRLQVMAPLQAVN; this comes from the coding sequence ATGCGTCTGAGCGGGGCGATCCGGAAGAGGTGGCGCGGGAAACGGTTGAGAGTTGGTTTGGTGGCGGCGCTGGCGCTGTCGTCACCGGCCTGGCTTCAGGCCGCCGAGGGCACGAACGGGCTTCTCATCGCGCAATCTGCCGCGCCGACTGAACTCAGTCCGGAGGAGCAGGCGACCATCGCCGTGTTTGAACGCGCTACGCGGTCGGTGGTGTTCATTGCGAACACAGCGATGCAGCGCGATCCCTGGTCGTTCAACCTCTTCGAAGTGCCGCAAGGCTCGGGGACGGGCTTCGTGTGGAGCCGGCAGGGCCACATCGTCACCAACTATCATGTCATTTACGGCGCGGATGCGATCACGGTGACCTTGGCCGATCGCACCGAATACAAGGCGAAAGTCGTCGGCGCCGATCCGGATCACGATCTTGCGGTCTTGCAGATTCAGGCTCCAGAAACCGCGCTCCAGCCGGTGATCATCGGCAATTCCCAGTCGCTGCGTGTCGGGCAGAAGGTGCTGGCCATCGGCAATCCCTTCGGGCTCGACCATACCCTGACCACGGGAGTGGTGAGTGCCCTCGGCCGCACGATCAAGTCGATGAGCAACCGGACGATTGAAGGCGTGATCCAAACCGATGCGGCGATCAACCCGGGCAATTCCGGGGGGCCGTTGCTGGACAGCGGCGGCCGGTTAATCGGCGTGAATACCCAGATCATGAGCCCGAGCGGCGCGTTCGCCGGCATCGGGTTCGCGGTGCCCGTCGATACCGTCAGCCGGATCGTGCCTGAATTGATCAAACATGGAAAGCTGATCCGTCCCGGACTGGGCATCTCACTAGTGCCGGATGCCATGGCCCGGCGTTGGGGTGTCAAAGGTGTCATCATCGGAAAGGTCGGCCGGGGGAGCATCGCCGAACGGATCGGGCTGCATGGGGCGCGTGAGACCGTCGGCGGCCGGATCGAACTGGGCGATATTATCGTGGCGGTGGACGGCCAGCCGGTCGAAACCATCGACGATTTGATGGATCTGATGGAGAAGCACAAAGTCGGCGACGAGGTGACGATCGACTATGTCCGGGGCAAACGTCGGCTCCAAGTGATGGCGCCGCTGCAGGCGGTCAATTGA
- a CDS encoding proteasome accessory factor PafA2 family protein yields the protein MLNRIFGLETEYGLLVNQDRPDHSPSWVAQRIRDHIFHVERRGVLDLHHRGHDEPPGNGGFLTNAGRIYLDMGHLEYASPECTTLADLVASDRAGDRIIQDAVRALGLDETVSLIKNNIDHETDATFGSHENYLVTRQFPFSRRGLGPLVTFLVTRQVFTGAGRIGCASDPNEWVQVGGLILHRPGLRDAQDRSIVPFQISQRADYIVNDFFEWVQHNRAIVNTRDEPLADPNQYRRIHLLCGDSNMAEYATALKMGTTGLVLQLIEAGQAPRGLGIHEPVEALQDISRDPDRRWIVRLESGQSMSAIDIQEQFLAAAQRHCKGQDEETDWVLEQWESVLTDLRGGYEKLVGRIDWASKLWLLETYREAEQCAWDDPMLKSLDLEYHNLHPERGLCYGLEEEGRGPRLTTDKIVHLAQDHPPRNTRAFGRGELVRHLLASRGGGIVSDAPLDFEEQMACEYIINWSNFKLRGTAPFFMADPFKTYVQDVRSHLAAR from the coding sequence ATGTTGAATCGTATCTTCGGACTTGAAACGGAATACGGCCTCCTGGTGAACCAGGATCGTCCCGACCATTCGCCCTCCTGGGTGGCGCAGCGTATTCGCGACCACATTTTTCATGTCGAACGGCGAGGAGTCCTCGATCTTCACCATCGTGGTCATGACGAGCCGCCGGGCAACGGGGGATTTCTGACCAATGCGGGCCGTATCTACCTCGATATGGGGCATCTGGAATATGCCTCTCCGGAGTGCACGACCCTGGCGGATCTTGTGGCCTCGGATCGTGCAGGGGATCGGATTATTCAAGATGCGGTGAGGGCGCTGGGGCTGGACGAGACGGTGTCGCTCATCAAAAACAATATCGATCACGAGACCGATGCGACGTTCGGCTCGCATGAAAACTATCTCGTCACGCGGCAGTTTCCCTTTTCCCGGCGCGGCCTCGGTCCACTGGTGACGTTTTTGGTCACCCGTCAGGTGTTCACCGGGGCGGGGCGCATCGGATGCGCGAGTGATCCCAACGAGTGGGTGCAAGTCGGGGGGCTCATCTTGCATCGGCCTGGGCTGCGGGATGCGCAAGATCGATCGATTGTGCCGTTCCAGATCTCCCAACGCGCCGACTACATCGTCAACGACTTTTTCGAGTGGGTTCAACACAACCGTGCGATCGTCAATACACGCGACGAGCCGCTGGCCGATCCGAACCAATACCGCCGGATTCATCTCCTGTGCGGGGATTCGAACATGGCCGAATATGCCACGGCGCTCAAGATGGGGACCACCGGGCTGGTGCTGCAACTGATTGAGGCCGGACAGGCCCCGCGCGGCCTGGGGATCCACGAGCCGGTCGAGGCCCTGCAGGATATTTCGCGCGACCCGGATCGCCGTTGGATCGTCCGTTTGGAGTCGGGACAGTCGATGTCCGCCATCGATATTCAGGAACAGTTTCTGGCCGCGGCCCAGCGCCATTGCAAAGGGCAGGACGAAGAGACGGATTGGGTGCTGGAGCAATGGGAATCCGTGCTGACCGATTTGCGTGGCGGGTATGAAAAGCTGGTCGGCCGGATCGATTGGGCCTCGAAACTGTGGCTATTGGAGACCTATCGGGAGGCCGAGCAGTGTGCGTGGGACGATCCCATGTTGAAGAGTCTCGACCTCGAATATCACAATCTGCATCCTGAGCGAGGACTCTGCTACGGTCTCGAGGAGGAGGGGCGAGGACCGCGCCTGACGACCGATAAGATCGTTCATCTCGCTCAGGACCATCCGCCTCGCAACACGCGGGCGTTCGGACGCGGTGAGTTGGTCAGGCATCTACTGGCCAGCAGAGGCGGAGGGATCGTGTCGGATGCCCCGCTCGACTTCGAAGAACAGATGGCCTGCGAGTACATCATCAATTGGTCGAATTTTAAACTGCGCGGAACGGCGCCGTTTTTTATGGCTGACCCGTTCAAAACCTACGTGCAGGATGTGCGTAGCCACCTCGCCGCTCGATAG
- a CDS encoding proteasome accessory factor PafA2 family protein, which yields MHLFGIETEYGITREDLDAVDPVEESMELVRAHLPGKFERRWDYRGEDPHEDARGFRVSGLQQDKEEDDFVKVDAHRPFSFHEMKSDLVLPNGARFYNDHTHPEYSTPECRTLKDLLAHDRAGERIVQRAADRRNQQLGGAHVQLYKNNTDFHGHSYGCHDNYLVSRSLPFAQLVSGLLPFLVSRQLVAGAGKVGMEAQESGFVPGPFQISQRADFMEAELGVDTMHNRPILNTRDEPHADRTKYRRLHLILGDANMCEYATALKVGTTRLVLDMLQRGEAPSLELEQPVAAIKQLSRDPDLKTTVRLKDGRTISGLAIQEEYWNAASRCCAGSDPDADWVLREWQETLCALRQDRTQLVGKLDWVTKQWLLETFMREERLAWEDPWLASLDLEYHNVNPDRGLFLGLEAEGKTWRMTSERDIAQALVAGPSDTRGGLRGLCVRRFPEQITGMQWERVQFSGGLRARTLEMGDLFEPDAVQACAALLEAAASPADALAAWSRRKDG from the coding sequence ATGCATCTCTTCGGCATTGAAACGGAGTATGGCATCACCCGCGAGGATCTGGATGCCGTCGACCCCGTCGAGGAATCGATGGAACTGGTCCGTGCCCACTTGCCCGGCAAGTTTGAACGGCGCTGGGACTATCGAGGTGAGGACCCGCATGAGGACGCGCGCGGTTTCCGAGTCTCCGGTCTGCAACAGGACAAGGAAGAGGACGACTTCGTCAAGGTTGATGCGCATCGACCATTTTCGTTTCACGAGATGAAGAGCGATCTGGTCCTGCCGAACGGTGCGCGCTTTTACAACGACCATACGCATCCCGAATATTCCACTCCGGAATGTCGCACGCTCAAAGATTTGCTGGCGCATGATCGGGCCGGAGAGCGCATTGTGCAGCGGGCCGCGGATCGACGGAATCAGCAACTGGGCGGTGCGCACGTCCAACTGTATAAGAATAATACCGACTTTCACGGGCACAGTTACGGCTGCCATGACAATTACCTGGTGTCGCGCTCCCTGCCGTTTGCTCAGCTGGTCAGCGGCCTCTTGCCGTTTTTGGTCAGCCGGCAGCTGGTGGCCGGAGCCGGGAAGGTCGGGATGGAGGCGCAGGAATCTGGTTTTGTGCCCGGTCCCTTCCAGATTTCGCAGCGGGCCGACTTTATGGAGGCTGAACTAGGCGTCGATACGATGCACAACCGGCCCATCCTCAATACCCGTGACGAGCCGCATGCCGACCGGACTAAGTACCGACGTCTGCACCTGATCCTCGGCGACGCGAACATGTGCGAATACGCGACGGCGCTCAAGGTCGGCACCACCAGGCTGGTGCTGGACATGCTCCAACGTGGAGAGGCCCCAAGCCTGGAATTGGAACAGCCGGTGGCTGCGATCAAGCAGCTCTCCAGAGATCCTGATTTGAAGACAACGGTGCGATTGAAGGATGGCCGGACGATATCGGGACTGGCGATCCAAGAGGAATATTGGAACGCGGCGAGTCGATGCTGTGCCGGCAGTGATCCGGATGCCGACTGGGTGTTGCGGGAATGGCAGGAGACTCTCTGTGCGCTTCGTCAGGATCGCACGCAATTAGTCGGGAAGCTCGACTGGGTGACCAAGCAGTGGCTGCTTGAGACATTCATGCGGGAAGAACGGCTGGCGTGGGAAGATCCATGGCTCGCTAGTTTGGACTTGGAATATCACAATGTGAACCCCGACCGAGGCCTGTTTCTGGGCCTCGAAGCGGAAGGGAAAACCTGGCGCATGACGAGCGAGCGCGACATTGCGCAGGCCCTGGTGGCCGGCCCCTCCGATACCAGGGGCGGGCTTCGCGGATTGTGTGTGAGACGGTTCCCGGAGCAGATCACGGGGATGCAATGGGAGCGGGTGCAGTTTTCCGGGGGACTGCGTGCGCGGACGCTAGAGATGGGTGACCTCTTTGAGCCGGATGCGGTGCAGGCCTGTGCCGCGTTGTTGGAAGCTGCGGCGTCTCCAGCCGATGCGCTGGCGGCGTGGTCGAGACGAAAGGACGGGTAA